One Cryobacterium psychrophilum DNA segment encodes these proteins:
- a CDS encoding ABC transporter permease, with protein sequence MPNARQNTTTAADRRNWATLLVLPALIPAVFVVVGGVGAAALQSLGLMPLAGPVRLSVDAYTGQSGDLIRALGLSLALAVASTVIAAVVGVGTALLIVGGRRCGRIVALTSAATVTVPHLVGAAAVGLLLADSGVLARVFGVPAELWPSLVGGPWWVAVVAEYAWKESAFIGLVVAGTLLTRVARFDEAAAMLGAGRWNRFRFVMLPLALPALAISSTIAFVYTLGSYEVAWLLGRTYPEPLAVMALRLFNSVTLTARPEAAAAGVLTALVSFLIVGLCFWALRRTAVWR encoded by the coding sequence ATGCCGAATGCCCGCCAGAACACGACGACCGCCGCGGACCGTCGCAACTGGGCCACCCTGCTGGTGCTGCCCGCGCTGATTCCGGCCGTGTTCGTTGTCGTCGGCGGGGTCGGGGCCGCGGCCCTGCAGAGCCTGGGCCTCATGCCGTTGGCCGGTCCCGTCCGGCTCAGCGTCGACGCGTACACCGGTCAGTCCGGTGACCTGATCCGCGCGCTCGGACTCTCCCTGGCGCTGGCGGTCGCATCCACCGTGATTGCCGCGGTCGTCGGGGTGGGCACGGCGCTGCTGATCGTCGGCGGTCGGCGGTGCGGCCGGATCGTGGCCCTCACCAGCGCCGCGACCGTGACCGTCCCGCATCTGGTCGGGGCCGCAGCGGTCGGGCTTCTCCTGGCCGATTCGGGCGTGCTCGCCCGCGTGTTCGGTGTGCCGGCTGAGCTGTGGCCGTCGCTCGTCGGCGGGCCCTGGTGGGTGGCCGTGGTCGCGGAATACGCGTGGAAGGAGTCGGCGTTCATCGGGCTCGTCGTAGCCGGCACGCTACTCACCCGGGTGGCCCGTTTCGATGAGGCGGCCGCGATGCTGGGCGCCGGGCGGTGGAACCGGTTTCGGTTTGTGATGCTGCCCCTCGCGTTGCCGGCGCTGGCCATTTCGTCGACGATCGCGTTTGTCTACACGCTGGGTTCCTACGAAGTGGCGTGGCTGCTCGGGCGCACCTACCCCGAACCGCTCGCGGTCATGGCCCTGCGCCTTTTCAATTCCGTGACGCTCACGGCTCGTCCCGAAGCTGCGGCGGCCGGTGTGCTCACGGCTCTGGTCTCGTTCCTGATCGTCGGGCTCTGCTTCTGGGCACTGCGCAGAACGGCGGTATGGCGATGA
- a CDS encoding ABC transporter substrate-binding protein: MKRAPSWFRRPAPRGVLGARATRAGRLVAVGTALALTLGACAAPAPDGARSSFTSWDDVVSAAQGQTVKLWMYGGDAQGNAYVDDVLAPAVAAQGVTLQRVPIADTKDALNRVLSELQAGRTQDGTVDLVWLNGNNFRTGKEAGAWLCDWTTLMPNLALTAPDDPLLTHDFGTPVEGCEAPWSKAQFTFVYNSGVIADPPTTLDGILAWAEAHPGRFTYPAPPDFTGSVFTREVLYSVSGGYDNVPAAFDQSSFDTLTPALFTRLTELAPSLWRDGSTYPANEKELNQLYADRQIDMTMTYGPATLTTLVNDGTYPPGTTVLTREEGTVGNASFLGLPANAGSTAGAMVVANVALSAEQQLAKADPRTWGQFTVLDRGLLAATDRAAFDALPFSPVVPSYDVLSKNANPELAAAWVPALDDGWRTSVLSGR; encoded by the coding sequence ATGAAACGCGCCCCCTCCTGGTTCCGTCGCCCGGCTCCCCGCGGGGTTCTCGGTGCTCGCGCAACGCGTGCGGGCAGGCTCGTGGCCGTCGGCACGGCCCTGGCGTTGACCCTCGGTGCGTGCGCCGCGCCCGCGCCGGACGGCGCCCGCAGCAGCTTCACCAGCTGGGATGACGTCGTCTCCGCCGCGCAGGGACAGACCGTCAAGTTGTGGATGTATGGCGGCGACGCGCAGGGCAATGCCTACGTCGACGACGTGCTCGCCCCCGCTGTGGCCGCTCAGGGCGTAACGCTCCAGCGGGTGCCGATAGCCGATACCAAGGATGCGCTCAACCGGGTGCTCTCTGAGCTTCAGGCCGGACGAACCCAGGATGGAACGGTCGATCTGGTGTGGTTGAACGGCAATAATTTCCGCACGGGGAAGGAAGCCGGGGCATGGCTGTGTGACTGGACGACGCTGATGCCCAACCTGGCTCTGACAGCACCCGACGATCCACTCCTCACCCACGATTTCGGCACCCCGGTAGAGGGCTGCGAGGCACCATGGAGCAAGGCGCAATTTACCTTCGTCTACAACTCCGGCGTCATCGCCGACCCGCCGACCACGCTGGACGGAATCCTCGCGTGGGCCGAGGCGCATCCGGGTCGCTTCACCTACCCGGCACCGCCGGATTTCACCGGCTCCGTCTTCACCCGTGAGGTTCTCTACAGCGTCTCGGGCGGATACGACAATGTTCCGGCCGCGTTCGACCAGAGCTCGTTCGACACCTTGACGCCCGCGCTTTTCACGAGATTGACAGAGCTGGCGCCATCGCTCTGGCGCGACGGAAGCACGTACCCGGCCAATGAAAAGGAGCTGAACCAGCTCTACGCGGACCGTCAGATCGATATGACCATGACCTACGGCCCCGCCACTCTCACCACCCTGGTGAACGACGGGACTTACCCGCCCGGCACCACGGTGCTCACCCGGGAGGAGGGGACCGTGGGCAACGCGAGTTTTCTCGGCCTCCCCGCCAATGCCGGTTCCACCGCCGGAGCCATGGTCGTCGCCAACGTCGCCCTCTCCGCCGAGCAGCAGCTCGCGAAAGCCGACCCCCGGACCTGGGGCCAGTTCACCGTGCTCGACCGGGGCCTGCTCGCGGCGACCGACAGGGCCGCGTTCGACGCGCTGCCCTTCTCGCCCGTCGTGCCGTCCTACGACGTGTTGTCGAAGAATGCGAACCCTGAGTTGGCGGCCGCGTGGGTCCCCGCGCTCGACGACGGCTGGCGCACCTCCGTGCTCTCCGGCCGGTAG
- a CDS encoding TVP38/TMEM64 family protein: protein MSGTVSVRGRRRPRWRLAVLVVFIVVVVIVGSTVPVPSVDEVRATAGSAGLVGMIGFGLGYGLLTLAPVPKSVISIAAGVIWGFGTGVVLVYLGALLGATLAFTIGRFLGREAVERFTGARVARVDELLQRRGLAAVISVRLMPVLPFTAINYAAGLTAVRRRDYALGTILGILPGTLAYVAVGAYSLEPGWQLWIALAALGGLTLLGFIFGNRARRQTRARSATEDGRPADTSAASEDERDV from the coding sequence GTGAGCGGTACGGTCTCCGTCCGTGGTCGTCGACGACCGCGGTGGAGACTCGCCGTGCTCGTCGTGTTCATCGTGGTCGTGGTCATCGTCGGGAGTACGGTCCCGGTGCCGAGCGTCGACGAGGTGCGTGCCACGGCCGGTTCCGCCGGGTTGGTCGGAATGATCGGGTTCGGGCTTGGCTACGGCTTGCTCACGCTGGCGCCCGTTCCGAAAAGTGTGATCAGCATCGCCGCCGGAGTGATCTGGGGCTTCGGCACCGGGGTCGTTCTGGTCTACCTCGGCGCCCTCCTCGGCGCCACGCTCGCCTTCACGATCGGGCGCTTTCTGGGTCGGGAAGCGGTCGAACGGTTCACGGGCGCCCGGGTCGCCCGCGTGGATGAGCTCCTGCAACGCCGAGGACTTGCCGCGGTTATCTCAGTCAGGCTCATGCCCGTGCTGCCCTTCACCGCCATCAACTACGCTGCCGGATTGACCGCGGTGCGGCGCCGGGACTACGCGCTCGGCACGATCCTCGGAATCCTCCCGGGCACTCTCGCGTATGTCGCGGTGGGCGCCTACAGTCTTGAACCCGGATGGCAGTTGTGGATCGCGCTGGCAGCTCTCGGCGGGCTGACCCTGCTGGGCTTCATATTCGGAAACCGCGCGCGGCGACAAACCCGAGCGCGATCTGCGACCGAGGACGGGCGGCCAGCGGATACTTCGGCAGCGTCAGAAGACGAACGCGATGTTTGA